From the Vanacampus margaritifer isolate UIUO_Vmar chromosome 14, RoL_Vmar_1.0, whole genome shotgun sequence genome, the window TGCCCTTCCCTTTGCTCCTTGCCTGCATCACTGTACCAATACAGATGGATCTTACTTTTGCCACTGCAGAGAAGGCTTCAATCAGAATGAAGGCTTGGTTTGTCTGCCCACAGGTAATATTATTTATGATATAAAACAATGATTGATTCACTGACCACTACTTACTTTGCCAATATATGTGCGCATTCAGGTAATCTCACCCGACTGTTGACGTTGCTGAGGTCATCCGTCGGTCTGCTAACTGTGAAGTCGCAACGATTTGATGTTCTCCAGCCTCTTAAGTTCAACCCGGTGGCCCTGACATATGACATTGCCCGAGGCCACTACTACTGGGCCGACAATATGGGAGTCATATATAAAAGTGATGGGCAGCGCAGCTGGACAATTTATACTGGTTTGTGGCACATGTACTTCTCATCTCATGTTGATCTGAAATGAATTCTGGAATTGGTAAAGGATTATTTGGTATGACTGTAgccatataattttttttagtgaaaTTGCtgtaaattattgtaatttctCTGTTTACTCGTGTTAATTCAGATCTTCTTTAATGTCCTTAAAATGCTCACACAGGGGAGCCTGGAATCAAAGGTctagcttgtgattggctgaacAGAAACCTTTACTGGACAAATCAGAAGACAGAATCAATCTACGTGCAAGCAGATGATGAAAAAAGTTACACCGCTCTCTTGAGCAAATCAATCAGCCCGTCAGAATTGGTTATTCTACCAGTGGAGAGGTGCGCATAATccgcatttttttaaaacacaaattacagagttcattaaatatatattttttcaatgcaccagataaaagtgtttttgtctttgttctgCCAGCTTGATGTTTTGGATCAACACAGGCCCTGGTGATAGGGTGACCATAGAGAGGTCATGGCTGGATGGATCAGACAGAATCTCTCTGGCAGTGCTTACGGCTCAATTAGCCCACGGACTCACAACAGACGTGGCCGCCAGGAGGCTCTACTGGATCAGTGACTTCAAGATGgtaacatgggaaaaaaaacgaaaaatcaGACCGTTGCATCTCATCCAGAAAGTTGCTCAAACTTGTACTATTTCCATCAGTCTATTGAGACCATGAAAATAGATGGGACCGGCCGCTACGCATTCACTGGACTGTTCAACAAGAGACCAGCTTTGAACTTAGCTGTGTTTGCAAGTTCCTTCTATTGGGTGGATGACAAAGGACTCTGGCAGGTGCTGCAGAACCAAAATAACCAGAGGAAGTTTCTGTGGAAGTCCACATTTCCAGTTTTGACTGTTTATCATGAGCTGCAACAGCCGAGGGGTGAGTTGGAAGTTGGTCTTCCTCTTTACAGTTTGCTCATTGTTTGCAAAAGAAAAGTGTCTGCCttttttccaaatcaaatgTCTCCTTACAATTAGGCACATCTGCATGTGTGAAGACCCCATGCCAGATCTGTCTGCTCACTAAAAGCAACCCTGTGGGGTTTACCTGTACTTGTCCCAACTCCAAAGTACTGATGGTTGATGGAACATGTCAATGTAGGTTCCTGAGGTTCAACTTTGACATAACAATCGTTGCTTTACAGTGCATTCTATGATCACTTAGTGAAAACTAAGGGCAGTTCAAAtgtgttcttatttttttttttcttcagatccAAAATTCCTGTATGCTACCTCTAAAAGTATCAACCTGTTGGAGTTTAAAGGCAACCTGTCCGTGGAAACTGAGATCTTTGCTACTGACAAGGGCATCCTGTCATTTGATGTGAACTGGGAAACAGACTGGGTGTACTGGGCCAACCAAACTGGCCACATCCAACGCACCAGCCTAACCCGCGTCAAGACTGAGTGGATTCCTACAACCATGTCAGgttaatgattttatttttcagcttttaaaactcaatgcaaaaaaaaatcatattttgccTGGTGTCGTATAACTCGtcaatcctttttttcttttccaagttTGTCGCCTTAAAGTCGACCAGAAGAGTGGGAGCGTGTATTGGgtgtcatgtgaccaaacccACATCGGCTCAGTGGAAGTAGACAGTCGTTACCAGAAGGCGTTGTACCACACAACGAAGGCGATTCGAAGCCTCTACCTGGACTGGCTGAGGGGTCTAATCATCTGGTTGGAGGGCGAGCAGATCTTCACCATGAGCTTGACGGGAGGAAAAGCCAAAGAGCTGTTACACTGGGCAGGAGTCATAGAGAACATGGCCTTTGACCTGAGAGCTGCCAGTCTATTGTGGAACTCAAACGTGGcaggtttgttgttgttgttttttacgtaAAGGAAAAAATTATAGAACaagctattattatttttgttattattgtaatgCCTATTAGGCTTAATTCACCATTCCGCCATATTTGCACTAATGGGCGTAAACCCACGTCTAAATTTGGTcgaattgtattttttcccacaaatgGATACCACTGAACTTTAAATAGagtattaaataatttaaagaacactgacttttttttttttttttttttacatcctgaaaaatattttcGGAAATGCCAGGATTCCGCCTGACTGCAACGACATACATTTCAGTAAACATTGGCGGCAAAATGTATATAACATGCCATGTTGTATGCTAGCTATGCATGAAGTCAATTCACCAAGGCAGATTGCAAAGACAATAAACCTTGTTTTTATACTGTAATAGatcattttcaaattaaagACAACACAGTTAAAATGGTCTAATTGGTCTGGCAATTTAGTGACAAATTATAAATGGCcagtgtacctttttttttttgtacagtacttTGCGTACTAATACTTGTGTTTCTCTTGCACTTCCAAGGTTTGATGACAATGAGTCTCCTCCAAGGGAAAAAACACCAAGCGGCAAGAAGATGGAAAATTTCTGGCTCGGTGATGGGTGCCCTGGAGCCTTACCTGTTGTCTCTGTCAGAGGATGTCATGACCTTGTGGGACCGACGTGATGGGCAACGCATCCAGGATGTTGCAGTGATGGGTCCTGTAGTCAGTGTGGTGGCAGCACTCCGGGATGTACATGCAGGTTCACTTATACACGCTCGCTATCATTCACTGACAAATCTGAGTCTTTAAATTTAGAAGGCATAGTCATACATAAGgtgaaatattttgtgtccatAGTACTGGTTACTGGTATCTGCACTAAACCATCCATCCTATGCAAAGGCACATCCATCTGCCTGCCTCAAAACAAGCTGTGTGATGGCAAAAAGGACTGTCCTGATGGAGATGATGAAAGTTTTTGCGTTGAAAAATGTCCATCCAAAGGTGACTTCTCAATCAGCTCCTCTTAATGGTTCAAATCTTAAAAGGCGCTGTCCAGAATTGAATTCAACAGTTTCTGGTGGTCATGTCCCTTCTGTCTGATCTTAGATGATTTTAAGTGCAAGGACCAGAGAAGTTGTGTGTCGAGAGCGCTGGTCTGCGATGGCCGCTCTCATTGCTTCGATGGCTCAGATGAGGTCGATTGCCCTGCTGTTGCCTCACTTGGGCCTCGGGAGAATGCCCTCAAGTGTCGAAAGGGCTCTAGACCATGCAAGAATGGCTTGGAGTGTGTGTTGTACAACCATGTGTGTGATGGGGAGAGGGACTGTAAAGATGGGTCGGACGAAGAGCAATGCGGTGAGTAACTTGAAATATATTCCAATGGCTTCAAACCTGTATGGTGGAATTAAATCCAAATTCTTTGTCTAGATGTGACCTCACCGACACCAACCGCTGATGCAGCCAGTCCTGCCCCAGCTCTGCCTGCCTGCGTCAGCCCATCTGTCCTTTGCCCCCATGCTTCTGTCCGCCTCTGTATCTCCCCAAAGCAGTTTTGTGACGGGCGGGAAGACTGTCCTGACGGCTTTGACGAAAATAACTGTGTGAAGAGATGTTCCTCTAAAAGTAAGTCAGAAATGCAGTTGTACCGTCGCTAGAGCAATTCTAACTCGTTTGCTTGGGACTAGTGGGCTGTGTCTGTTTCTTTCTATactacatttattttcttcatttggCATTTCCGCTTAACAAAAGAATCCTACAGAATTTACACAAAACCGCTAACTTAAAATTTTCTTTCACCCCAGACTATTTTCGCTGCAAGGACCGTAGGAGCTGCATCGCTAAGAGCCTCGTCTGCGATGGCCGTGCTCATTGTCACGATGGCTCCGATGAAGTTGGCTGCCCAAGTGTTGCAATCCCCGCCGGCCAAGCAAAGGCCTTGAAGTGTTTCAAGGGCTCCCAATTGTGTCGAGATGGCAGCGAATGTGTTCTTTTCAATCACGTGTGTGATGGAGAGCTGGATTGCACAGATGGCTCTGATGAAGAAGGATGTGGTGAGCATATTTTGCTGTGCTAGCTACTTTTTGTTAATATTGTACTTATGAGCAATTTAATATTTACAGATACTACAACGACGCCTCCGGAAAACACCCACTTCAATCTACCTCCATTGCCTGTCGCTACTCAACCTCCCATCAAGCCGTCATGCACGAGTCCTTCATTTATGTGTCCGGATTCTACTTGCGTCCCCCCAACACAGATATGTGATGGCAAAAAAGATTGTTCTGATGGATCTGATGAGAATACTTGCGTAAAACGATG encodes:
- the LOC144034185 gene encoding uncharacterized protein LOC144034185 — its product is MHMSPDESRVSDMKSRQLICLIVLSILTRSTGQSFQCHPSQWQCDDGSCIANKWRCDGEGDCLDGSDELDCTVPPGSLNCPLGQFPCVGSVGCVDASARCDGQKQCPTGSDEENCPVANGCLDSDWSCGNHICIPGVLRCDGKNDCMDNSDEEGCVLCSEGGLQCAEDVCLSADQMCDGEFQCSDGSDEPVTCGQTCSVNNGGCSHTCVDERWGAMCTCPPGYKLAINGALCKDVDECALPFAPCLHHCTNTDGSYFCHCREGFNQNEGLVCLPTGNLTRLLTLLRSSVGLLTVKSQRFDVLQPLKFNPVALTYDIARGHYYWADNMGVIYKSDGQRSWTIYTGEPGIKGLACDWLNRNLYWTNQKTESIYVQADDEKSYTALLSKSISPSELVILPVESLMFWINTGPGDRVTIERSWLDGSDRISLAVLTAQLAHGLTTDVAARRLYWISDFKMSIETMKIDGTGRYAFTGLFNKRPALNLAVFASSFYWVDDKGLWQVLQNQNNQRKFLWKSTFPVLTVYHELQQPRGTSACVKTPCQICLLTKSNPVGFTCTCPNSKVLMVDGTCQYPKFLYATSKSINLLEFKGNLSVETEIFATDKGILSFDVNWETDWVYWANQTGHIQRTSLTRVKTEWIPTTMSVCRLKVDQKSGSVYWVSCDQTHIGSVEVDSRYQKALYHTTKAIRSLYLDWLRGLIIWLEGEQIFTMSLTGGKAKELLHWAGVIENMAFDLRAASLLWNSNVAGLMTMSLLQGKKHQAARRWKISGSVMGALEPYLLSLSEDVMTLWDRRDGQRIQDVAVMGPVVSVVAALRDVHAVLVTGICTKPSILCKGTSICLPQNKLCDGKKDCPDGDDESFCVEKCPSKDDFKCKDQRSCVSRALVCDGRSHCFDGSDEVDCPAVASLGPRENALKCRKGSRPCKNGLECVLYNHVCDGERDCKDGSDEEQCDVTSPTPTADAASPAPALPACVSPSVLCPHASVRLCISPKQFCDGREDCPDGFDENNCVKRCSSKNYFRCKDRRSCIAKSLVCDGRAHCHDGSDEVGCPSVAIPAGQAKALKCFKGSQLCRDGSECVLFNHVCDGELDCTDGSDEEGCDTTTTPPENTHFNLPPLPVATQPPIKPSCTSPSFMCPDSTCVPPTQICDGKKDCSDGSDENTCVKRCPNKSDFLCKDRRSCVVKKLVCDGRAHCHDSSDEVDCPTLAPPASQDKVLKCRLGFRQCLDQTLCVPYSHVCDGEKDCQDGSDEEDCALL